The genomic segment aaacacaCTAGTCCCAATCTCAGTGAAGACTTCTATGTTGCTAAGTCTTTAACAAACCCAAATGTATCCCTCAATTTCAAACGTGCAGCAGATGTAATCGTGAGGACAAACTTAGGGGTAGCACTGGGTTTGTGTCCGGCCAGACATCAAAGcacagagagggcagagaaagaggaagaaggtcACTCCAAATGAGGAAGTGAGGGGTCTCATGAAGAAATACCATCTTGGTTTAACTGTGGAAGGGGTATTCTTGAAAGAGGTAGAGAGGCTGGGGAGGCATTCCTGATAGGCTGAGGGCACCTATAAAAATGCCCAGGGGCACAGAACTGCTGGGTGGACTCCAGAGGAGAGCTACCCCTGGCTGCGGGAGAGGGCAGTCTCAGGGCAGCCAAGACAGAAGCTGCAAGGATGGGCTGCTGGCACTGGCTTTCCAGGTGAGATTTGAGCTAACTGATACCCAAACTGATACCCTGGGCAAGTCAAAGGGTCAGAGCCACCAGGAACCATTTGTCTCAGATGTTCCAGCATCACCTGGAAAACATTACccttcaccccctccccagcaggtTGGCTGCTATACAAGCAACCCCAATGGGAGACCAGAAAGCTGGTTCAGAGGACCCTTCACCCATGTGCTCAGGGCCATCTGATCTAACCAAGGCCACCCATACAAGGTACAAAGGATTGAACTCTAATGACTGATGTCTACCCTACCCCAAGAACTGAGCCCTACTTGGCTCAGCTGGACTTTAACTCTGCTACAACACagaccaacccccacccccacccccaccatgctGCAGGCAAACAATTACTATACGCAGGGAGTAGGGCCTGAGTAGGCCTGGAGGTGGGCATATACTTCACAGTGTTGGGAAGAAACTGAGCAGACTGGCCAAAAAGTCCCCTGACTATAAGCCTGCCTGGGCTTCTACCCTGTTTCTAACCCCAGTCCTCCTGCcatcaggggtgggggagaagcatCACTCCAGTTATAGGAGGCAGCAGTCATTTCCAACCCCAACACATGGTAATGGCTGAGCACTGTGGCTCAAAGCCCCTTAAGCCTAGGGTCACCATTCTCTCTCCAACGTGCTTCAAACTAACATTCTCTTCTTGACAGGAAGCATAACTTTTGGAACAGGGACACAGCTACAACCAACATACAAGTTTTACTGAACTGACATTTTATTGACCTTTGGGAAATTAGtttccaaaactttttaaatcaaaagacCCCACAAACCAGAGGATACGGGTCCATATGTTGGTTCGACCACTTCTTTCCTCTGTGCCCTGGCACACTGGCAGCAAAGACAATGAAGGCCACAGTATGCAGAGACACTAGGAACATTGGCCACATCCCAGAACAACAGGATCTTCCTTCTCTCAGGACCAGGGTGATGGCCATGAGGTGAACATCCTGCTATCCCCAGTAAGGCAACAAAAATCAAGGACCCCTCACCACAGAAGCCAGTCCTTCTATTCATGAGCCCAGTTTTGTTCTCAATCTCTTCACACACAGTGATCAGAACCCCCAATATTAAagatggcttaaacaataaagcTTTTATTACCATACATTCCAGGGAAGTGTGAGACAGTCAGTTCCAGGGTTGGATAAATCCATGACAGGTACCACGCGTAGTGTAAACGATGTCCATGGAAAGGATTAACCTTCTCTGGAAGCCCCCAGTAGACACAGCTCAGCTACTCTTGACCAGAGCTTGGTCACAGGCATACCTGAACCAGTTGGAGGGAGCAAATGAGGCCCATCACGGACTCCACCActcatgattctctcctttaAAGAGTGGCGACCATGGAGGTCTTGCTGTTCCAGAGCACATTGCGGTGCCTGATGCACACCTTGGGCACCTGCCAGGTGGTGGAGCTGAGATGGTTTGTATCATGGAAACTGGCAGCAACTTAACACTGCCAACAGCCTAGGCAGGTCCAAGTGCAACCTAGCTCCTGAAAACTTCCCACACACCTGCCACCCCAGCGCATGTGTTGGGGTGTGTCAGGTTTAGCTTTCAAATGGctactctcctctcctttctggaGTGAGGTTTTTCATGTTGAACAAGGTGCCAGCCCTAGCTACAGGCTTTCCAACATCCCCTGTCTTCTTATGGCCTTTCTCCAGTGTGGACTTTCTTGTGCTGAAGAAGGGTAGAACTATGtttgaaggctttcccacattctgtACACTCATAGGACCTCTCTTCAGTGTGGAACTGCTGGTGCCGATTGCGGTAGGACCTGGTGGTGAAGGTCTTCCCACACAGGCTGCACTCATAGGGCCGTTCTCCAGTGTGAACTTTCCAGTGCTGATACAGGCCAGAGCGGGTCACATAAGTTTTCCCACATTGCTTGCActcataaggcctttctccagtgtgaactctctgATGGAGAATGAAGCTATGGTTGTATTTAAAGAACTTCCCACATTCCCTGCACTCATAGGGCCTTTCTCCAATGTGAACTTTCCGGTGCCGAATGAGAGTAGACAGAAcgctgaaggctttcccacattcgctgcactcataaggcctttctccagtgtgaattctctggtGCAGAACGAGTGCATCTTTGCGGTTGAAGGTTTTGCCACATTCATCACACTTGAAAGGTTTTATGCCCGTGTGAACCTTCTGGTGCTTCCTCAGTTTAGAGGGATAACTAAAGGCCTTTCCGCACTCAGTACACACATGGGATGTTTCTCCAGTGTGAATTTTTTGGTAATTAACATGGGTGGATTTCTCCTTGGGGGCATTTCCACCTTTTGGACATCTAAAGGGTCTCTCTTTGGGGTGGGTTACCAGGTGGTCAAGGAGCG from the Prionailurus viverrinus isolate Anna chromosome E2, UM_Priviv_1.0, whole genome shotgun sequence genome contains:
- the ZNF584 gene encoding zinc finger protein 584 isoform X1, whose product is MAEEALGLVTFEDVAVYFSREEWGLLNLTQRSLYRDVMLENFALIGSLGFASSRCHVVAQLESKEEFWVPSMVDLTLVSRVEATRGPGLGCPCSLKDGETPTEQMKSYRVYLSEKPSLLGESGKDMPTTLGLLRHQATHSKGKPHRSTEHGEAFQPSSSSQQQQAVHATQKAFKCSDCGKAFPKAFALLDHLVTHPKERPFRCPKGGNAPKEKSTHVNYQKIHTGETSHVCTECGKAFSYPSKLRKHQKVHTGIKPFKCDECGKTFNRKDALVLHQRIHTGERPYECSECGKAFSVLSTLIRHRKVHIGERPYECRECGKFFKYNHSFILHQRVHTGERPYECKQCGKTYVTRSGLYQHWKVHTGERPYECSLCGKTFTTRSYRNRHQQFHTEERSYECTECGKAFKHSSTLLQHKKVHTGERP
- the ZNF584 gene encoding zinc finger protein 584 isoform X2, translated to MVDLTLVSRVEATRGPGLGCPCSLKDGETPTEQMKSYRVYLSEKPSLLGESGKDMPTTLGLLRHQATHSKGKPHRSTEHGEAFQPSSSSQQQQAVHATQKAFKCSDCGKAFPKAFALLDHLVTHPKERPFRCPKGGNAPKEKSTHVNYQKIHTGETSHVCTECGKAFSYPSKLRKHQKVHTGIKPFKCDECGKTFNRKDALVLHQRIHTGERPYECSECGKAFSVLSTLIRHRKVHIGERPYECRECGKFFKYNHSFILHQRVHTGERPYECKQCGKTYVTRSGLYQHWKVHTGERPYECSLCGKTFTTRSYRNRHQQFHTEERSYECTECGKAFKHSSTLLQHKKVHTGERP